The genomic window AACAATGAAAACCACTCCAAAATCCAACGCCAAAAACCTTCGAAAAAACTCCACCGATGCGGAAAGAAAAATGTGGTCATTACTCCGAAACCGTCAACTGGTGGGATATAAGTTTCGACGACAACACCCCATTAAAAATTTCATCGTAGATTTTGCCTGCATAGAAAAACAATTAATCATTGAGGTAGACGGCGGGCAACACCTGGAAAGAAAAAAGGAGGATGACGAGCGCACTCAGTTTTTGGAAATTCAGGGTTATCGCGTTCTTAGGTTTTGGAACGATCAGATTTTCAAGGAAACAGAGTCAGTGTTGGAAATGATACTAAAAGCGTTAGAGGAGGAAGAATAATCTTTTATCCCTCCTCACCTTAATCCTCTCCTCTCAGAGGAGAGAAAATTAAAGAAGAACCTTCTCCCCTACTCAAGCGAGTTCCTTCTCACCCCCCCTAAAGGTGAAATATCAAACTCATTATCGGGAACGGGGGTTAGCGCATCCATCGCTTCATGGGCATGGG from Nitrospinota bacterium includes these protein-coding regions:
- a CDS encoding endonuclease domain-containing protein, which codes for MKTTPKSNAKNLRKNSTDAERKMWSLLRNRQLVGYKFRRQHPIKNFIVDFACIEKQLIIEVDGGQHLERKKEDDERTQFLEIQGYRVLRFWNDQIFKETESVLEMILKALEEEE